Proteins encoded by one window of Armatimonadota bacterium:
- the miaA gene encoding tRNA (adenosine(37)-N6)-dimethylallyltransferase MiaA, whose amino-acid sequence MRRLPILAIVGPTAVGKTEVAVLVAERVGGEILCADSRTVYRGMDIGTAKPSPQLRARVPHHLLDVADPHEVFTVQRFQQLAREVLVQVRARGRVPVLVGGTGLYVRAILDGLQIPPVPPDWELRRRLEEEEYRHPGVLYARLREVDPESASRIHPANLRRLIRALEIWHHLGVPPSQIRSRGPEEPSLRVGLTMDRGMLYTRIDRRIEEQLQAGFVEEVRRLLEGGVPPSAPALQALGYREIAAYLRGEVSLAEAISRWRRNTRRYARRQLIWFRADPRIQWLDVTGLPPEAVAGHLVQWVRAGVGEGVALRGS is encoded by the coding sequence ATGCGGCGGCTGCCCATCTTGGCCATCGTGGGTCCCACGGCGGTGGGGAAAACGGAGGTGGCAGTGCTGGTGGCGGAACGGGTCGGGGGGGAGATCCTGTGCGCGGATTCCCGCACCGTGTACCGGGGGATGGACATCGGGACCGCAAAACCCTCCCCGCAGCTGCGAGCCCGGGTTCCCCACCACCTCCTGGACGTGGCGGATCCCCACGAGGTGTTCACTGTCCAACGGTTCCAGCAGCTGGCCCGGGAGGTCCTGGTCCAGGTCCGGGCCCGGGGCCGGGTGCCGGTGCTGGTGGGGGGAACCGGACTCTACGTACGGGCGATACTGGATGGGCTGCAGATCCCTCCCGTTCCGCCGGATTGGGAACTGCGCCGGCGGCTGGAGGAAGAGGAGTACCGCCACCCCGGGGTGCTCTATGCGCGGCTCCGGGAGGTGGATCCCGAAAGCGCTTCCAGAATCCACCCCGCCAACCTCCGGCGCCTCATCCGGGCCTTGGAGATCTGGCACCACCTGGGCGTGCCGCCAAGCCAGATCCGGAGTCGGGGACCGGAGGAGCCCTCCCTGCGGGTGGGTCTCACCATGGACCGCGGCATGCTCTATACCCGGATCGACCGCCGCATCGAGGAGCAGCTTCAAGCGGGATTCGTAGAGGAGGTCCGTAGGCTGCTGGAAGGAGGCGTGCCTCCCTCGGCTCCCGCACTCCAAGCCCTGGGGTACCGGGAGATCGCGGCGTACCTGCGCGGAGAGGTGAGCCTGGCGGAGGCGATCTCGCGGTGGCGGCGCAACACCCGCCGCTACGCCCGTCGCCAGCTCATCTGGTTTCGGGCGGATCCGCGGATCCAGTGGCTGGATGTAACGGGACTCCCGCCGGAGGCGGTGGCGGGACACCTCGTGCAGTGGGTCCGTGCGGGAGTCGGTGAAGGGGTTGCTTTGCGGGGATCCTGA